Below is a window of Thermodesulfitimonas autotrophica DNA.
GTAATTGCACCAGCTCTTCGCCCACGGTTTGGTAGACCCGAATCACGCTCTCTCTCCCATCGCCCAAGCACCGCTTTATAAAGCATAACAGAACCAGAAATTAGAGGCAAGCCTATTCCAGTTTGTACTCGGACGCCTCAAGACTCAATCTGCCTGGTAGCGGAAACCCCGTTGCCAGTAGTATTATAACATGGTAGAGGGAAAAGGGATTAACGCACACCCGTACCCGGAGCCGGCTGGGGGAATCATGACTTCCGGGAACTAAAACAACAAAAATCTTGGAGGCGCGCAGCTTCATGCCGAAAAAACTTATGCCACGAAGAAAACTGAACCTTCGGCGGTTGGTTCTTCTGGTAGTTGGAGGAACTTCCTTCTTGGGAATCGTAGTTGGCGGCTGGCTTACTTACACCGCGTTGCGCGATCTTCCTACGTGGCGGATAGAGACGCTGCACCTTGACGCGCCCAGCACGCTTTACGCTGCTGACGGGACTCCCTTCGCTACTTTGGGTTTCCGGAACTATATTCCCGTCCGGCAGAACGATATTCCTACTTATGTTAAGCATGCCTTTGTAGCGGCAGAGGATAAACGCTTTTACCGTCACTGCGGTATTGACCCGGTTGGCTTGGCCCGTGCTGCCCTTAGTAATCTTTTCCACCACCGCATTATGCAGGGCGGAAGCACCATCACCCAGCAGTTGGCGAAAAACGCTTTCCTTGTTCCCTCCCGCACCCTAAAGCGCAAGATCCAGGAGATCTTCCTCGCGATTAAGTTAGAGCGCTACTACACTAAAGACGAAATCTTAACCTTTTATTTGAACCGGATCTATTTTGGTGAGGGGGCGTGGGGCATTGGTGCTGCTGCCGAAACCTACTTTCATAAGAAGGTTTCTACCCTAACGTTGGGCGAAGCCGCCCTTTTAGCCGGGATGGTTCAGGCGCCGAGCTACTATGATCCCTTTCGCAACCCTTCAGACGCTTTAGAGCGGCGGGACTACGTTCTCTATCAGATGCTCTCCTGCCGCTTTATCACCCCCGAAGAACACCAACGGGCCCGGCAAGAACCCCTGCGCCTCCACCGGGGGAACAGCCCAACACAGGAGTATCCTTACCCCGACTTTACCGATTACGTTCTCATGAGCGTAGAGAAACAATACGGGCAGCGGTACCTTCTCGGTGGCTTCCGGATTTATACCACGCTTGATCGCCGCGCCCAGCAAGTGGTAGAAAAGGAAGTAGCTAACGCAGCAAACTTCCCCCCTTCCATCCGGGATGTCCAAGGCTTTCTCCAACCTCAGGTGGCGGTAGTCCTGGTTGATCCCGCCACGGGAGCGGTCCGCGCTTTGGTGGGGAGCCGGGAACGGGTTGCTCAGCGCCAGTTCAACCGGGCAGTACAAGCCCGCCGGCAGCCGGGCTCAGCGCTGAAACCCATCCTGGTATACGCTCCGGCTGTCGAGTTCTTGGGAATGGGACCACAAACAGTAGTCCGGGATGAACCGGTGCGCTTTGGCTCCTATGCCCCTAAAAACTACGATGGGAGATACCGGGGCGATATCACCCTGCAAGATGCGGTCGCCTACTCCATCAATGTGGTAGCGGTTAAGGTTTTGAATGAAGTCGGACTCGAGAGGGCAGCCCGCTTCGCGGCGCAGCTCGGCATTCACGTCGATCCGGCCAAGGATGGGCTGAGCGCTGCCCTGGGCGGACTGCACCGTGGGGTTACCCCTTTGGAGATGGCAGCGGCTTACGCCGCCTTCGCTAACGGAGGGGAATATGTGGAGCCGTACGTGGTAACACGAATCACCGACGCTGCAGGTAACGTTTTGGAGGAAGCTACACCCCACCGCTACCGGGCTATGGAGTCAGAGACGGCATCGACAATAGCTGCTATGCTCCGCGCCGCGGTACGGTACGGGACGGGGAGAAACGCCCGTATTGGTACTATAGCCGCTGGAAAGACGGGCACCACTGACGAAGGAAAAGACTTATGGTTCTGCGGCTGGGTGCCTAAGTTGGTGGGTGTAGTCTGGATGGGCTGGGATGAGCCTCACCCGATGCCTTATGCTTACGGGGGAAAATACTGCGCGCGGCTTTGGCGCAAAATAATGGTCGACGCATTAGGGCTAAAGGGCTATCTGCTTACCGTGCCCCCGGTAGAGCAACAAACCACTCCCAAGCCGCAAGAACCCGCCGTTCCGCCTGGGGTTTATGGTTCTGTGCCGTCAGAGACTTACGGTCAAGAGACAGCCCCAGGCGCCGAAAGCTCTCCAGGCCTCTCCCCTGCCCCGCCGGGCGAGGGAACGCCACCTGCTGCTCCTCCGGGTCAGCAGCCCGTACCCCCTCTGACGCCGGGAGAAAGCCCGCCGAATAGCTCACCTCCTCCGGCCGGCTTACCGGCAGCCACGTACGGCTAAGGTATCCGACAGGGTTATTCGACTGTTCTGGTCGCTTCTATCGATCTGAGCTATCCGGGAAAGTTCTTTCGGAACGGAATCGTTTAGGCTAGTAGTGGTGATTTCAGCCCCACACGATTCGCCATTTTAAGAGAAAGCGGCGTAGATTTTATCAATGATAGCCAAAAACCCGCAAACCTATGCGGTGAGCGGGTTTTCTTCTCTCCTGGTGCCGAAGGTGGGAGTCGAACCCACACGGGCGGTGCCCACACGATTTTGAGTCGTGCGCGTCTGCCAGTTCCGCCACTTCGGCCTGTTTGCAAAGCTATTTTAGCACACCGGGCTAGTCCGCGACAAGTATTCGTAGCCGAAAAAAGCAAGAGGCTTCAGTATAACCGGAAGTCAGTATAACCGGAAGACTGAGAAATATTGAGGTGGGCTAAAATAAGACTTCTTGTCGGACGAAATTTTGCGCCTCAGCAGGAAAAAAGTAACGGACGGCGAAAATTTAGCGGTAAACCTCCGAGCCCGGTCACTTAAGGCGGCGAAAAGCTAAGGGGCCAGGGCCGACAGGGTGTACCTGGAAACGGGTGCGCCTCCCGGCGGAAAGGAGGTGGCGAAGCGGTTTTCTTCACCGTTCCGGCCGGGTGTTGCCCTGCCGGAATTTAGTTTTTAGGAGCGTCTTGCGATCTTACGCAACTTTTCGGGAAAAGGAGGAAAGAAGATGCGGTTTTGGCGGCGTTTCCTGACCATTTTAGCTGCTGCCCTACTTTTAGCGCTAACCGCTGGTTGCGGGGGTAAGAACACGGGAAGCATGCACCAGCCAGCAACGAAGCCCGCCCCAAAAGAGACGTTGAAGGGAAAGGTTGTCATCTTTCACGCGGGCAGCCTTACGGTACCATTGGATAAAATGGCGAAGGAGTTTGAGCGGCTGCACCCCGGGGTGAAAATTGAACGGGAGGCAAGCGGTTCCCGGACTGCAGCCAGAAAGGTCACCGACTTACACCGCCCGTGCGACATAGTGGCTGCCGCGGACTACACCGTGATTGATGACTTGCTGTATCCCACGTACACCGACCATAACGTCCTCTTCGCCCGGAATGAACTCGTGATAATGTACACACCTCAAAGCAAATACGCGGGAGAGATTAACAGCAAGAATTGGTACAAAATCCTGCTCCGACCGGGTGTGAACTACGGCCGTAGCGACGAAAACGCCGATCCCTGCGGCTACCGAACGCTGATGTGCTGGCAGTTGGCGGCGAAGTATTACCGGGATCCCGGTCTTTACGAAAAGTTGAATCGGGGCTGCCCGCCGCGGAACATCCGGCCGAAAGAGGTGGACCTGATTTCACTCTTAGAGACCAAAACCTTGGACTATGTTTTTATTTACCGGTCGGTGGCCGAGCAGCACAAGCTGCCCTACGTTACCCTGCCGCCGGAATTGAACCTCAGCGACATCCGTTACGCCAGCTTTTACAAGGAGGCCGCGGTGCGGGTCAAAGGGAAGAAGCCGGGGGAGATGGTCACCTATAGCGGCAAACCGATCGTTTACGGAGTCGCCCTTTTGAAAAATGCTCCCAACCGCGAGGCGGCCACGGCCTTCTTAAAGTTTATGATAGACCGGAACCAGGGCCTCCGGATCCTCAAAGAGTGCGGCCAGCCGGTGTTTGACCCGCCGCTGTACAAAGGTACATTGCCGCCGGAGCTGAAAGAGGCGGCTTTGAAGCCGGCGGCTTAAAGGAAGGCCGGGAGTGCGAGCGGCACAGGATTAGCGCAGGCGCCGCTCGTGCCCGGTCTACCGGCAAATGTTTATGTTGAAGGAGGATTCGCACGTGCGGCGTTTGGAGCGCATCTACTGGGTTTCGCTTGGCAGCGGGCTGGCAGTGCTTTTTTTCATCCTTTTCCCTATCCTGCACACCTCCCTCTCTACCAGCCCGGCGCTTTTGGGGCGAACGCTCCGGGACCGGGAGGTCATCACCGCTATTTTTACAAGCTTTTTTACCGCTACGACGACCACTTTCATCGCTACGGTGTGGGGTGTGCCGTTCGGGTACTTCCTCGCGCGCCAGGAATTCCGCGGGAAACGGCTGGTGGAGGCGGCCGTCAACATCCCGGTGGTGATTCCGCACACGGTGGCGGGCATCGTCCTGCTGGCGGTGCTGAGCAAGAATTGCTGGCTCGGACGAATG
It encodes the following:
- the wtpA gene encoding tungstate ABC transporter substrate-binding protein WtpA yields the protein MRFWRRFLTILAAALLLALTAGCGGKNTGSMHQPATKPAPKETLKGKVVIFHAGSLTVPLDKMAKEFERLHPGVKIEREASGSRTAARKVTDLHRPCDIVAAADYTVIDDLLYPTYTDHNVLFARNELVIMYTPQSKYAGEINSKNWYKILLRPGVNYGRSDENADPCGYRTLMCWQLAAKYYRDPGLYEKLNRGCPPRNIRPKEVDLISLLETKTLDYVFIYRSVAEQHKLPYVTLPPELNLSDIRYASFYKEAAVRVKGKKPGEMVTYSGKPIVYGVALLKNAPNREAATAFLKFMIDRNQGLRILKECGQPVFDPPLYKGTLPPELKEAALKPAA
- a CDS encoding transglycosylase domain-containing protein; the protein is MGIVVGGWLTYTALRDLPTWRIETLHLDAPSTLYAADGTPFATLGFRNYIPVRQNDIPTYVKHAFVAAEDKRFYRHCGIDPVGLARAALSNLFHHRIMQGGSTITQQLAKNAFLVPSRTLKRKIQEIFLAIKLERYYTKDEILTFYLNRIYFGEGAWGIGAAAETYFHKKVSTLTLGEAALLAGMVQAPSYYDPFRNPSDALERRDYVLYQMLSCRFITPEEHQRARQEPLRLHRGNSPTQEYPYPDFTDYVLMSVEKQYGQRYLLGGFRIYTTLDRRAQQVVEKEVANAANFPPSIRDVQGFLQPQVAVVLVDPATGAVRALVGSRERVAQRQFNRAVQARRQPGSALKPILVYAPAVEFLGMGPQTVVRDEPVRFGSYAPKNYDGRYRGDITLQDAVAYSINVVAVKVLNEVGLERAARFAAQLGIHVDPAKDGLSAALGGLHRGVTPLEMAAAYAAFANGGEYVEPYVVTRITDAAGNVLEEATPHRYRAMESETASTIAAMLRAAVRYGTGRNARIGTIAAGKTGTTDEGKDLWFCGWVPKLVGVVWMGWDEPHPMPYAYGGKYCARLWRKIMVDALGLKGYLLTVPPVEQQTTPKPQEPAVPPGVYGSVPSETYGQETAPGAESSPGLSPAPPGEGTPPAAPPGQQPVPPLTPGESPPNSSPPPAGLPAATYG